A genomic segment from Pseudosulfitobacter sp. DSM 107133 encodes:
- a CDS encoding ABC transporter permease — MDFLTLIQLLDSTVRLATPLLLACLAGLFSERAGIFDIGLEGKMLAAAFFSAAVASVTGSVWLGLLAGIAASLALSALHGVASITFRGNQLISGVAVNFLAAGLTVLIAQSWFQQGGRTPSLIGGGRFTPITLPFADAVADVPFLGPIYAELISGHSILVYIAFAAVPLTWFILFRTRFGLRLRAVGENPAAVDTAGVSVVALRYAAVGICGVLCGIAGAYLSTALQAGFVKDMSAGRGYIALAALIFAKWRPWYALYATLLFGLFGALETRPDVITALTGMRVQGQLLGALPYIMTVIILAGFVGRATPPRAGGEPYVKER, encoded by the coding sequence ATGGATTTCCTGACCCTGATCCAACTGCTCGACAGCACCGTGCGTCTGGCAACCCCGCTGCTGCTGGCCTGCCTTGCCGGCCTTTTCAGCGAACGCGCTGGTATTTTCGACATCGGCCTTGAAGGCAAGATGCTGGCCGCCGCCTTCTTTTCCGCAGCTGTTGCTTCGGTCACAGGCTCGGTCTGGCTGGGCCTGCTGGCGGGCATCGCTGCCTCGCTGGCACTCAGCGCGCTGCACGGTGTCGCCTCGATCACCTTTCGGGGCAACCAGCTGATTTCGGGTGTTGCCGTCAACTTTCTGGCTGCGGGACTGACAGTGTTGATCGCTCAAAGCTGGTTTCAGCAGGGCGGGCGCACCCCTTCGCTGATCGGTGGCGGACGGTTCACCCCGATCACCCTGCCCTTTGCGGATGCGGTGGCTGATGTCCCCTTTCTGGGGCCGATCTACGCCGAACTGATCTCGGGGCATTCCATTCTGGTGTACATCGCCTTTGCCGCCGTTCCGCTGACCTGGTTCATCCTGTTTCGCACCCGTTTTGGCCTGCGTTTGCGCGCTGTGGGTGAAAACCCTGCCGCGGTGGACACCGCAGGCGTTTCGGTCGTGGCGCTGCGCTATGCGGCCGTTGGGATCTGCGGGGTGTTGTGCGGCATCGCGGGGGCCTATCTGTCCACCGCGCTTCAGGCCGGTTTCGTCAAGGATATGTCCGCTGGTCGTGGCTATATCGCGCTGGCCGCACTGATCTTTGCCAAGTGGCGGCCGTGGTATGCGCTGTATGCGACCCTGCTGTTCGGCCTGTTCGGTGCGCTGGAAACGCGGCCCGATGTCATCACCGCACTGACGGGAATGCGGGTCCAGGGTCAGCTGCTGGGCGCGCTGCCCTATATAATGACGGTGATTATTCTGGCAGGCTTTGTCGGCCGCGCCACACCGCCGCGCGCAGGCGGAGAGCCCTACGTCAAGGAACGATAG
- a CDS encoding ABC transporter permease: MDVMPKWAEVILVPLISLILAAIISALVILAIGEDPVAAVKLMVSGALGSTYGWGYTLYYATNFMFTGLAVAVAFHARLFNIGGEGQAALGGLGVALACLYVPWPHWSLALLGAIVMAGLFGAIWAAVPAYLQAKRGSHIVITTIMFNFIAASLLNYILVNVLRPRGSMDPATARFPEGVHLPSLHEVLAPIGIGFSKAAPANISLLVAVLACVLVWVLIWRTRLGYELRAYGHSESAAKYAGISPFKITMITMIISGALAGLMAINNVMGEAERLVLNAVEGAGFIGIAVALMGRSHPFGVFLAAILFGFLYQGGAELALWTKIPRELIVVIQALVILFTGALDNMVRMPLERMFLAMRRARAPKPVEPAE; encoded by the coding sequence ATGGATGTGATGCCCAAATGGGCCGAGGTCATCCTCGTGCCGCTGATTTCGCTGATCCTCGCAGCTATCATTTCGGCACTGGTGATCCTTGCCATCGGCGAAGACCCGGTTGCCGCCGTCAAACTGATGGTCTCGGGGGCACTGGGATCAACCTATGGCTGGGGCTATACGCTGTATTACGCCACAAACTTCATGTTCACCGGCCTTGCCGTTGCCGTGGCCTTTCACGCGCGCCTGTTCAATATCGGCGGCGAGGGTCAGGCGGCCCTGGGCGGCCTGGGCGTTGCGCTGGCCTGTCTTTACGTCCCGTGGCCGCATTGGTCGCTGGCGCTGCTGGGCGCGATTGTGATGGCGGGCCTGTTCGGCGCGATCTGGGCTGCGGTTCCGGCCTATCTGCAAGCCAAACGCGGCAGCCACATCGTGATCACCACGATCATGTTCAACTTTATCGCGGCCTCGCTGCTGAACTACATCCTTGTGAACGTCCTGCGCCCTCGCGGCAGTATGGACCCTGCCACGGCCCGCTTTCCCGAAGGCGTCCACCTGCCGTCGCTGCACGAGGTTCTGGCCCCCATTGGCATCGGCTTTTCCAAGGCCGCACCTGCCAACATCAGCCTGCTGGTGGCCGTTCTGGCCTGCGTGCTGGTCTGGGTGCTGATCTGGCGCACCCGTCTGGGCTATGAGCTGCGCGCCTATGGCCATTCCGAGAGTGCGGCAAAATATGCGGGCATCTCGCCGTTCAAGATCACCATGATCACCATGATCATTTCCGGTGCTCTGGCCGGGCTTATGGCCATCAACAACGTGATGGGCGAGGCCGAGCGTCTGGTGCTGAACGCGGTCGAGGGGGCCGGATTTATCGGCATCGCCGTGGCCCTGATGGGGCGCAGCCACCCCTTTGGTGTCTTCCTTGCCGCGATCCTGTTCGGGTTTCTCTATCAGGGCGGGGCAGAACTGGCACTGTGGACCAAGATCCCGCGCGAACTGATCGTTGTCATTCAGGCGCTGGTGATCCTGTTCACCGGTGCGCTGGACAATATGGTGCGGATGCCGCTGGAACGCATGTTCCTTGCGATGCGCCGCGCCCGCGCGCCCAAACCTGTAGAGCCGGCGGAGTAA
- a CDS encoding ABC transporter ATP-binding protein, with protein sequence MTATTVAPAIELKGISKAFGPVQANKDISIRVMPGTIHGIIGENGAGKSTLMSILYGFYKADAGEIFISGTKTDIPDSQAAIAAGIGMVFQHFKLVENFTVLENIILGAEDGWSLSTSLGKARKELVALEKEYGLNVNPDAVIEDLGVGMQQRVEILKALYRQADILILDEPTGVLTPAEADQLFRILGRLREEGKTIILITHKLREIMEITDTVSVMRRGQMTATVKTAETTPEQLAELMVGRKVLLRVDKAPAAPGDVVLDIQNLRVTDDTGVERLKGINLQVRAGEILGIAGVAGNGQSELLELLGGYARGTGTVLLNGDPIDLSGKHSDGQSRRARGIAHVPEDRQREGLIMDFHAWENTAFGYHHDPSYRAGPLMDNAAIRADTIAKMERFDVRPPDPKLAAKNFSGGNQQKIVLAREIERNPDLLLVGQPTRGVDIGAIEFIHQQIVALRDQGKAILLVSVELEEIFSLSDRIAVMFDGHIMGERMPEQTDEKELGMLMAGMEVPQ encoded by the coding sequence ATGACAGCAACCACCGTTGCCCCCGCGATTGAACTCAAAGGCATATCCAAGGCCTTTGGACCTGTGCAAGCCAACAAGGACATCTCGATCCGCGTGATGCCCGGCACCATCCACGGGATCATCGGCGAGAACGGCGCAGGCAAATCCACCCTGATGAGCATCCTCTACGGCTTTTACAAAGCCGACGCGGGCGAGATTTTTATCTCGGGCACCAAAACCGACATTCCCGACAGTCAGGCCGCGATTGCGGCGGGCATCGGCATGGTGTTCCAGCATTTCAAGCTGGTCGAAAATTTCACCGTGCTGGAAAACATCATTCTGGGCGCCGAAGACGGCTGGTCGCTGTCCACCTCGCTGGGCAAGGCCCGCAAGGAACTGGTGGCGCTTGAGAAAGAATACGGGCTGAACGTGAACCCCGATGCCGTGATCGAAGACCTTGGCGTGGGGATGCAACAGCGCGTCGAAATCCTCAAGGCGCTGTACCGGCAGGCCGATATCCTGATCCTGGATGAACCCACGGGCGTGCTGACCCCCGCCGAAGCCGACCAGCTGTTCCGCATTCTGGGCCGGCTGCGCGAAGAGGGCAAGACGATCATTCTGATCACCCACAAGCTGCGCGAGATCATGGAGATCACCGACACCGTCAGCGTTATGCGACGCGGGCAAATGACCGCCACGGTCAAAACCGCCGAAACCACGCCCGAGCAGCTGGCAGAGCTGATGGTGGGCCGCAAGGTGCTGTTGCGCGTCGACAAGGCCCCCGCTGCCCCCGGCGATGTGGTGCTGGACATCCAGAACCTGCGGGTCACCGACGACACCGGCGTGGAACGGCTCAAGGGCATCAACCTGCAAGTGCGTGCGGGCGAAATCCTCGGCATTGCAGGGGTCGCAGGCAACGGACAGTCCGAACTGCTGGAACTGCTGGGCGGTTATGCACGCGGCACCGGCACCGTGTTGCTGAACGGAGACCCGATTGACCTTAGCGGCAAACATTCCGACGGCCAGTCGCGCCGTGCCCGCGGCATTGCCCATGTCCCCGAAGACCGCCAGCGCGAAGGGCTGATCATGGATTTCCACGCCTGGGAAAACACCGCCTTTGGCTATCATCACGACCCGTCCTATCGCGCCGGTCCGCTGATGGACAATGCCGCCATCCGCGCCGACACCATCGCAAAAATGGAACGTTTCGACGTGCGCCCACCCGACCCGAAACTGGCCGCCAAAAACTTCTCGGGCGGCAACCAGCAAAAAATCGTCCTCGCCCGCGAAATCGAACGCAACCCCGATCTGTTGCTGGTCGGCCAGCCCACGCGCGGCGTCGACATCGGCGCCATCGAATTCATCCACCAGCAAATCGTCGCCCTGCGCGATCAGGGCAAGGCGATCCTGCTGGTCTCGGTCGAGCTTGAGGAAATCTTTTCGCTGTCAGACCGCATTGCAGTGATGTTCGACGGCCATATCATGGGCGAACGCATGCCCGAGCAGACCGACGAAAAGGAACTGGGCATGTTGATGGCTGGCATGGAGGTCCCACAATGA
- a CDS encoding BMP family ABC transporter substrate-binding protein: MTLMQKFLGAAAGLALTAGAAMAEPALIFDLGGKFDKSFNEAAFNGATRWAEETGGTFAEIEMQSEAQREQALRRFAESGANPIITMGFAMADPLATVAPDYPDTKFAVIDVSWLDIPNVRQVSFAEHEGSYLVGIMAAMASKTGTVGFVGGMDVPLIRHFGCGYAQGVKSVNPDATVIANMTGTTPAAWNDPVKGSEITKAQISQGADVVFAAAGGTGVGVLQTAADENILSIGVDSNQNHLHPGQVLTSMLKRVDVAVYNAMKAGTDLETGKVVTLGLAEDGVGVAIDENNEALVTDEMKAAVAEARQKIIDGEIKVVSYYENDSCPALDF, from the coding sequence ATGACCCTTATGCAAAAATTTCTGGGCGCCGCTGCCGGGCTGGCCCTGACCGCCGGTGCTGCGATGGCCGAACCCGCCCTGATCTTTGACCTGGGCGGCAAATTCGACAAATCCTTTAACGAAGCGGCCTTTAACGGCGCAACGCGTTGGGCCGAAGAAACCGGCGGCACATTCGCCGAAATCGAAATGCAGTCCGAGGCCCAGCGCGAACAGGCCCTGCGCCGCTTTGCCGAATCCGGCGCCAATCCGATTATCACCATGGGTTTTGCCATGGCCGATCCGCTGGCAACAGTGGCCCCCGATTACCCCGACACCAAGTTTGCCGTGATCGACGTAAGCTGGCTCGACATCCCCAACGTGCGCCAGGTCAGCTTTGCTGAACACGAAGGCTCGTATCTTGTGGGCATTATGGCCGCGATGGCGTCGAAAACCGGCACTGTTGGATTTGTCGGCGGCATGGACGTACCGTTGATCCGCCACTTTGGCTGTGGCTATGCCCAAGGTGTCAAATCCGTGAACCCCGACGCCACTGTAATTGCCAATATGACAGGCACCACGCCTGCCGCATGGAACGATCCCGTCAAAGGGTCCGAAATCACCAAGGCGCAGATCAGCCAGGGCGCGGATGTGGTCTTTGCCGCAGCGGGCGGCACTGGCGTGGGCGTGCTGCAAACTGCGGCTGATGAAAACATTCTGTCGATCGGCGTGGACAGCAACCAGAACCACCTGCACCCCGGTCAAGTTCTGACATCCATGCTGAAGCGCGTTGACGTGGCCGTTTATAACGCCATGAAAGCAGGGACAGATCTGGAAACCGGCAAGGTCGTCACATTGGGTCTGGCCGAAGATGGTGTTGGCGTTGCGATCGACGAAAACAACGAAGCCCTGGTCACCGACGAGATGAAGGCTGCCGTGGCAGAGGCACGCCAGAAAATCATTGATGGCGAAATCAAGGTTGTTTCCTACTACGAAAACGACAGCTGCCCCGCTCTGGACTTCTGA